The following proteins come from a genomic window of Macadamia integrifolia cultivar HAES 741 chromosome 14, SCU_Mint_v3, whole genome shotgun sequence:
- the LOC122061307 gene encoding NDR1/HIN1-like protein 6, with protein MREGAKTMAEASKPILQKPPGYRDPNTPIPKVPKPQIRKQPLPPSFQPRRKRPSLCRICYCFFCIFLLLLTLLTAAAAGLFYLWFNPKLPIYRLQSIQFPRFNISVTSDGTYLDSHTVVRIEATNPNHKKITFYYDESEVRMTVDNAVDLGSASHPGFSQARQNITALKFGTQVKHLLIDDGEGLKLKGQFRSKSMVIRVEVRTRFGIGVEKLTLGKLAVNVLCGDVTLKQLSAGNTPKCTVNLFKWINIR; from the exons ATGAGAGAGGGAGCTAAAACAATGGCGGAAGCATCAAAACCAATATTACAAAAACCACCAGGTTACAGAGACCCAAACACTCCGATCCCCAAGGTACCAAAGCCACAAATCCGAAAACAACCTCTTCCTCCATCGTTCCAACCAAGACGAAAACGCCCTAGTCTCTGCCGCATCTGCTATTGCTTCTTCtgcatcttcctcctcctcctcacccTCCTCACTGCCGCCGCCGCTGGACTCTTCTACCTCTGGTTCAATCCGAAACTCCCAATCTATCGGTTACAGTCAATCCAGTTCCCCCGATTCAATATCTCCGTCACATCTGACGGAACTTATCTAGATTCCCACACGGTCGTTAGGATTGAAGCTACGAACCCGAACCACAAGAAAATTACGTTCTACTACGATGAGAGTGAGGTTCGGATGACCGTTGATAATGCCGTTGATCTAGGTTCGGCATCCCACCCAGGGTTTTCTCAGGCGAGACAGAACATTACAGCTTTGAAGTTTGGGACACAGGTGAAGCACTTGTTGATAGACGATGGTGAAGGGTTGAAGCTGAAGGGTCAGTTCAGAAGCAAGAGTATGGTGATTCGTGTGGAGGTTCGGACTAGGTTTGGAATTGGTGTGGAGAAGTTGACGTTAGGGAAGTTGGCTGTGAACGTTTTGTGTGGAGATGTCACATTGAAGCAGTTGAGCGCAGGAAACACGCCCAAGTGCACTGTCAATCTTTTCAAATG GATCAACATAAGATAA